The Bradyrhizobium ottawaense genome window below encodes:
- a CDS encoding XRE family transcriptional regulator codes for MKALIAPALVTWARETAGFSLAEAADRLDIDQAKLTDWEDPDREESPSIPQLRKMAALFKRPLAVFYLPEPPSRFEVMRDLRRLPGTGLRHLSPALQLEIRAATERRELALELAADLDQEFPKFTLQADISEDPELVGQRVRDALGVTDDLQIHWRDADGRTGFNAWRSRIEATGTLVFQTTALASEEASGFAIFAGVSPVISVNRKDALTRRTFSLLHEFAHLMVRVSGVSNLETDERRPPEDQRIEVFCNHVAAAALMPKDALLAQPGVTEQGARSEEWGDAQVSELARRFNVSREAVLRRLLVFDRTTQAFYERKRAQYIAEYRAQQLRQREQAKEIKRNMPTETVSHFGKPLVRMLLNNYRQDRMTLSAISGYLGLKVKHIPKLSKAAGLG; via the coding sequence GTGAAAGCTCTGATCGCCCCAGCCCTCGTTACATGGGCAAGGGAGACGGCTGGCTTTTCGCTGGCTGAGGCTGCTGATCGCCTAGACATTGACCAAGCGAAGCTGACGGATTGGGAAGACCCTGACCGCGAAGAGTCGCCGTCGATCCCGCAACTGCGGAAAATGGCTGCCCTATTTAAGCGCCCGTTGGCTGTTTTTTACCTGCCGGAGCCTCCGAGCAGATTTGAGGTGATGCGCGACCTCCGGAGATTGCCCGGAACAGGTCTGCGTCATTTATCACCCGCCCTACAACTGGAAATCCGCGCAGCAACGGAGCGCCGCGAACTTGCGCTGGAGCTGGCAGCCGACCTAGACCAAGAATTCCCAAAGTTTACCTTGCAAGCGGACATCAGCGAAGACCCTGAATTGGTAGGTCAGCGCGTTCGCGACGCGTTAGGTGTGACTGATGATTTACAAATTCACTGGCGGGATGCCGACGGCCGCACTGGGTTCAATGCTTGGCGCAGTCGCATTGAGGCAACGGGCACTTTGGTCTTCCAAACAACGGCATTAGCTAGTGAAGAGGCGTCAGGCTTCGCGATATTTGCCGGTGTCTCACCCGTCATCTCCGTAAATCGCAAGGATGCGCTCACGCGGCGCACATTTAGCCTGCTTCACGAATTCGCGCATCTAATGGTTCGCGTCAGCGGCGTCTCTAATTTGGAGACAGACGAGAGGCGACCCCCGGAAGATCAGCGGATCGAGGTTTTCTGCAATCACGTTGCTGCGGCAGCCTTGATGCCTAAAGATGCTTTGCTTGCGCAGCCAGGCGTTACGGAGCAAGGAGCCCGTTCCGAAGAATGGGGTGATGCGCAGGTTAGCGAGCTAGCTCGGCGCTTCAATGTCAGCCGTGAAGCTGTGTTGCGAAGGCTGTTAGTGTTCGATCGAACGACCCAGGCATTTTATGAGCGCAAGCGGGCTCAATACATTGCGGAGTATCGGGCGCAGCAGTTACGTCAGCGAGAGCAGGCCAAAGAGATAAAACGCAACATGCCGACGGAGACGGTGAGCCACTTCGGCAAGCCTCTCGTTCGTATGCTCCTGAATAACTACCGTCAGGACCGAATGACGCTTAGCGCGATTTCGGGCTACCTCGGATTGAAAGTGAAGCACATCCCGAAGCTGTCAAAAGCGGCCGGATTGGGATAG
- a CDS encoding response regulator, whose product MMLVEMVEELGHKVVVEAGHLDQARSLAETERYDLAILDINLQGSNVEPVAEAIAARGLPFFFLSGYGSGGVPEQFKGRPVLRKPCAIEMLSRTIDAIWPNRQPDEAQDKGGEALSPKPISI is encoded by the coding sequence ATGATGCTCGTCGAAATGGTCGAGGAGCTTGGCCATAAGGTTGTCGTCGAAGCGGGGCATCTGGATCAGGCGCGTTCGCTTGCTGAGACCGAGCGATACGATCTTGCCATTCTCGATATCAATTTGCAGGGCTCCAATGTTGAGCCAGTAGCGGAAGCAATCGCGGCTCGGGGACTACCGTTCTTTTTTCTGAGCGGCTATGGCTCCGGTGGGGTGCCGGAGCAATTCAAGGGCAGGCCCGTGTTGCGTAAGCCGTGCGCGATTGAAATGCTAAGCCGGACTATCGACGCGATCTGGCCGAACCGGCAGCCTGACGAGGCTCAAGACAAAGGCGGCGAAGCGTTGTCTCCCAAGCCGATATCGATTTAG
- a CDS encoding tyrosine-type recombinase/integrase, which yields MLFRVVRPMRRDGSQNKWFAQRIPADVRRKVIGVELAIPLGDSFVFVTPSESTQAIRFSLRTADPSEAKTLNAIAAAYLEGVWQALRNEAPLHLSHRQATALAGDLYRVWADSESRARSVAMVHTPGVGWAPDTDSQDEQEVQWAAVVAMWEKVGKDGDPKHLEKPLGPIVDRLLLTKGIRRVDSESRAVLLVAFWMALRDAFMSRQRNAGGDYAPDPKAARFPDWQAPEGAPKEKLKRGASKHSLTGLVEDWWKEAKLAGRKQSTYESYRNSIARLVTFLKHDTASRVTPEDIVRFKDYRVQSGVSPKTVKDSDLAGMKTVFGWAVVNRRLSSNPAEGITIKVGKSRKLRPKGFYDSEAIAILKHAREFVPGREAPKLAAAKRWVPWLCAFTGARVGEMIQLRKEDVRREGKLWVLHVTPEAGPVKTDEARDVVLHRQVIQEGFLEFFEKSKGGYLFIDPKAGELGVRNAVKTARNKVNELVREVVKDKNVDPSHGWRHRFKTVGIEQGVETRVLDAIQGHAPRNVSEGYGDVTIKAKANAIAKFPTIEVA from the coding sequence TTGCTGTTCAGGGTTGTTCGGCCGATGCGCCGGGACGGGTCTCAAAACAAGTGGTTCGCTCAGCGCATCCCCGCTGATGTCCGCCGCAAAGTAATCGGTGTCGAACTCGCAATCCCGCTGGGCGATAGCTTCGTTTTCGTGACGCCCAGCGAGAGCACCCAAGCCATTCGTTTCTCCCTCCGCACTGCCGATCCCAGTGAGGCCAAGACGCTTAACGCCATTGCGGCCGCCTATCTGGAGGGCGTCTGGCAAGCTCTCCGCAATGAAGCCCCCCTGCATCTGAGCCACCGACAGGCGACGGCCTTGGCGGGCGACCTCTATCGCGTTTGGGCGGACAGCGAGAGCCGCGCCCGGAGTGTCGCCATGGTGCACACGCCCGGAGTTGGCTGGGCGCCAGATACCGACAGCCAGGACGAGCAGGAAGTGCAATGGGCGGCCGTTGTCGCGATGTGGGAGAAGGTCGGCAAGGATGGCGACCCCAAGCACTTGGAGAAGCCGCTTGGCCCTATCGTGGACCGCCTCTTGCTGACCAAGGGCATTCGCCGCGTGGACAGCGAATCGCGCGCCGTGTTGCTTGTCGCTTTTTGGATGGCGCTGCGAGACGCCTTCATGAGCCGTCAGCGCAATGCGGGAGGGGATTATGCGCCGGACCCCAAGGCCGCCCGCTTCCCGGACTGGCAGGCGCCTGAGGGTGCGCCGAAAGAGAAGCTAAAGCGCGGAGCCTCCAAGCATTCCCTCACCGGGCTGGTCGAGGACTGGTGGAAGGAAGCCAAGCTGGCCGGCCGCAAGCAGAGCACCTATGAGAGCTATCGCAACTCGATTGCCCGCCTTGTCACGTTCCTGAAGCACGACACGGCGAGCCGGGTGACGCCCGAGGACATCGTCCGCTTCAAGGACTATCGCGTGCAGAGCGGCGTGAGCCCGAAGACCGTGAAGGATAGCGACCTCGCTGGGATGAAGACGGTGTTTGGCTGGGCGGTGGTCAATCGCCGGCTGTCCAGCAATCCGGCCGAAGGGATCACCATCAAGGTCGGCAAGTCGCGCAAGCTCAGGCCAAAAGGGTTCTATGATTCCGAGGCTATTGCAATTCTGAAGCATGCCCGCGAGTTCGTGCCCGGCCGGGAAGCCCCGAAGCTGGCAGCGGCCAAACGGTGGGTGCCGTGGCTATGCGCCTTCACGGGCGCCCGCGTGGGCGAGATGATCCAGCTTCGCAAGGAGGACGTTCGGCGCGAGGGGAAGCTCTGGGTGCTGCATGTGACGCCCGAAGCTGGGCCGGTGAAGACGGACGAAGCGCGTGATGTCGTGCTCCATCGGCAGGTCATTCAGGAAGGCTTCTTGGAATTCTTTGAGAAGTCGAAGGGGGGCTATCTCTTCATCGATCCCAAGGCCGGTGAATTAGGGGTGCGCAACGCGGTGAAGACGGCGCGTAACAAGGTCAACGAACTCGTGCGTGAGGTGGTGAAGGATAAGAACGTTGATCCAAGCCACGGTTGGCGCCATCGCTTCAAGACGGTCGGCATTGAGCAAGGCGTTGAGACGCGGGTTCTGGATGCCATTCAGGGACATGCGCCGCGCAACGTCTCTGAGGGCTACGGAGACGTGACCATTAAGGCGAAGGCGAACGCCATTGCCAAGTTTCCCACCATCGAGGTCGCATAA
- a CDS encoding undecaprenyl-diphosphate phosphatase — protein sequence MSDAIRAVILGIIEGVTEFLPVSSTGHLLLAERFFHLGEGAFWDSFTVLIQLGAILAIVGLYFKKLWDVVIGFFTGDTYSRRFVLGVLVAFLPAVIVGLVAGKYIKSVLFNPWVVCFTLIVGGAILLWVDKLDLKPREHDATRFPLLMYLYIGIAQCVAMIPGVSRSGASIVAAMFLGADKRAAAEFSFFLAIPTMIGAFAYDFYKNRSEMTMDHMGIVAIGFVVSFITAIIVVKTFLEYVTRHGFVVFAWWRVIVGTLGLIALALGR from the coding sequence ATGTCAGACGCAATACGGGCAGTGATCCTCGGCATCATCGAGGGTGTGACCGAGTTCCTTCCCGTGTCCTCGACCGGCCATTTGCTGCTCGCGGAACGCTTCTTCCATCTCGGCGAAGGCGCCTTCTGGGATTCGTTTACGGTTCTGATCCAGCTGGGTGCGATCCTCGCGATCGTCGGGCTGTACTTCAAGAAGCTCTGGGATGTCGTGATCGGCTTCTTCACGGGCGACACCTATTCGCGCCGCTTCGTGCTCGGCGTGCTGGTCGCGTTCCTGCCGGCTGTGATCGTCGGCCTCGTCGCCGGCAAATACATCAAGAGCGTGCTGTTCAATCCCTGGGTCGTGTGCTTCACGCTGATCGTCGGCGGCGCCATCCTGCTCTGGGTCGACAAGCTCGATCTCAAGCCGCGCGAGCATGACGCCACGAGGTTTCCGCTGCTGATGTATCTCTATATCGGCATCGCGCAGTGCGTGGCGATGATCCCGGGCGTGTCGCGTTCCGGCGCCAGCATCGTCGCCGCGATGTTCCTGGGCGCCGACAAGCGCGCGGCGGCGGAGTTCTCGTTCTTCCTCGCCATCCCCACCATGATCGGTGCGTTCGCCTACGACTTCTACAAGAACCGCTCCGAGATGACGATGGACCACATGGGCATCGTCGCGATCGGCTTCGTGGTGTCGTTCATCACCGCGATCATCGTGGTCAAGACGTTCCTGGAATATGTCACCCGGCACGGCTTCGTGGTGTTCGCCTGGTGGCGCGTCATCGTCGGCACGCTCGGCCTGATCGCGCTGGCGCTGGGGCGTTAA
- a CDS encoding SDR family oxidoreductase produces the protein MTSRKSVLVLGGSSDIGRAAARAFAKAGYDVALAGRDVATLEPDAADLRARYTVEVGLHKFDVLDTASFDSFVGTLPALPDVVISIVGLLGMQQNAESDLVHATAIMRSNYEGPSLILGLFAEKFLGRGSGTLVGVSSVAGDRGRASNYVYGSAKAGFSAFLSGLRARASRGGVHVVTVKPGFVRTKMTDGMKLIGPLTVEAPVVGDAILRAVENKTDVVYVSGKWRLVMLIIKTLPEAVFKKLKF, from the coding sequence GTGACGTCACGCAAATCTGTCTTGGTGCTCGGCGGCTCCTCCGACATCGGCCGCGCCGCCGCGCGCGCCTTTGCCAAGGCGGGATACGATGTCGCACTCGCCGGCCGCGACGTCGCTACGCTCGAGCCTGATGCGGCCGATCTGCGCGCGCGTTACACCGTCGAGGTTGGTCTCCACAAATTCGATGTGCTCGACACCGCCTCGTTCGACAGCTTTGTCGGAACTCTTCCCGCGTTGCCCGATGTCGTCATCTCGATCGTCGGCCTGCTCGGTATGCAGCAGAATGCCGAGAGCGATCTCGTCCACGCCACCGCGATCATGCGTTCGAACTACGAAGGCCCCTCGCTGATCCTCGGCCTGTTCGCCGAAAAATTCTTAGGCCGCGGCAGCGGCACGCTTGTCGGCGTGTCGTCCGTGGCCGGCGATCGCGGCCGGGCCTCGAACTATGTCTATGGCTCGGCCAAGGCCGGCTTCTCCGCCTTCCTGTCGGGCTTGCGCGCCCGCGCCAGCCGTGGCGGCGTGCATGTCGTCACCGTCAAGCCCGGCTTCGTCCGCACCAAGATGACTGATGGCATGAAGCTGATCGGCCCGCTCACCGTCGAAGCGCCGGTGGTTGGCGATGCCATTCTCCGGGCAGTCGAGAACAAGACCGACGTCGTCTATGTCAGCGGCAAATGGCGCCTCGTGATGCTGATCATCAAGACGCTGCCGGAAGCGGTGTTCAAGAAGCTGAAGTTTTGA
- a CDS encoding glutathione S-transferase family protein: protein MFTLFHHPFCPHSRFIRLIAGEYGLDLKLVEERSWERREAFLLLNAAGTTPVMVDDEQPPIPGAAIIAEYVDEAYGAGMGPKRLMPEAIGERVEVRRLMAWFNEKFFEEVSHPLVTERIYKRFMSEENGGGPPSADVMRAAKANVRYHLAYIGWLAQTRNFLAGDRLTYADLAAAAHLSAIDYLGDVPWSEDDAAKAWYARVKSRPSFRPLLSEWLAGVPASRTYVDLDF, encoded by the coding sequence ATGTTTACGCTGTTTCATCATCCGTTCTGTCCGCATTCGCGTTTCATCCGCCTGATCGCGGGCGAATACGGGCTCGACCTCAAGCTGGTGGAAGAGCGCAGCTGGGAGCGGCGCGAGGCATTTTTGTTGCTCAATGCGGCCGGCACGACGCCTGTGATGGTGGACGACGAGCAGCCGCCGATCCCGGGCGCTGCGATCATCGCTGAATATGTCGACGAGGCCTATGGCGCCGGGATGGGACCCAAGCGCCTGATGCCGGAAGCCATCGGCGAGCGTGTCGAGGTTCGCCGTCTGATGGCTTGGTTCAACGAAAAATTCTTCGAGGAGGTCTCGCATCCTCTCGTCACCGAGCGCATCTACAAGCGCTTCATGAGCGAGGAGAACGGCGGCGGGCCGCCCTCGGCCGACGTGATGCGCGCCGCCAAGGCCAATGTGCGCTATCATCTGGCCTATATCGGCTGGCTGGCGCAGACCCGTAATTTCCTTGCCGGCGACCGGCTCACTTACGCGGATCTCGCCGCCGCGGCGCATCTCTCGGCGATCGACTATCTGGGCGACGTGCCATGGAGCGAGGACGACGCAGCAAAGGCATGGTACGCGCGGGTGAAGTCCCGCCCGTCGTTCCGTCCGCTGCTGAGCGAATGGCTGGCCGGCGTGCCGGCGTCGCGGACCTACGTGGACCTGGATTTCTGA
- a CDS encoding recombinase family protein, whose amino-acid sequence MNKRVAIYLRVSTAEQTTENQRRELMAVAERSGWQVVHVFEDAGVSGSKGRDHRPALAAMMKAVNRREIDIVAAWSVDRLGRSLIDLIEVLKDLHAKGVDLFLHQQGLDTSTSSGKAMFQMLGVFAEFERAVIRERVIAGLARAKAAGTKLGRKPIDDGKEASIRSLLAEGQGVRRIARSLHVGVGTVLRVRDHQATSVSAAE is encoded by the coding sequence ATGAACAAGCGTGTCGCGATTTATCTTCGTGTCTCCACCGCGGAGCAGACCACAGAAAACCAACGGCGAGAGCTTATGGCAGTAGCCGAGCGCAGCGGGTGGCAGGTCGTGCATGTCTTCGAAGACGCAGGCGTCTCGGGCTCCAAAGGGCGCGACCACAGGCCCGCTCTGGCTGCCATGATGAAAGCGGTCAATCGACGCGAGATTGACATCGTGGCTGCATGGTCCGTTGACCGATTGGGTCGATCGCTGATCGACCTCATTGAGGTGCTGAAGGACCTGCACGCAAAGGGCGTCGACTTGTTCCTGCATCAGCAGGGCCTCGACACTTCCACTTCGTCCGGCAAGGCGATGTTTCAGATGCTGGGCGTCTTCGCAGAATTTGAACGTGCGGTGATCCGCGAGCGCGTGATCGCAGGCCTAGCGAGAGCAAAGGCCGCCGGCACCAAGTTGGGCCGGAAGCCTATAGACGATGGAAAGGAAGCGAGCATCAGGTCGCTCCTCGCCGAAGGGCAAGGCGTTCGGCGCATCGCGCGAAGTCTCCATGTCGGGGTGGGAACGGTGCTCCGGGTTCGTGACCACCAAGCAACAAGCGTGAGTGCAGCAGAATGA
- a CDS encoding complex I NDUFA9 subunit family protein — MASNLDTLVTVFGGSGFLGRNVVRALCKRDYRVRVAVRRPELAGYLQPSGKVGQVHTVQANLRYPASVEAALRDSHVVINLVGVLTEGGAQTFDAVQARGAETVAKAAAAAGAGLVHVSAIGADAESPSRYAKAKAAGEAAVSAAVPSATIFRPSVMFGPEDQFTNRFAALARMSPVLPLIGGETRMQPVYVGDVATAIADAVDGKAKAGATYELGGPEVLTMREIIEAILEITARKPALIPLPFGLARFQANFLQFAPGAFKLTPDQVTMLERDNVVSDAAKAASLTLEGLGITGDSLEAIAPQYLWRFRAAGQFQRMSV, encoded by the coding sequence ATGGCATCGAATCTGGACACGCTCGTCACGGTTTTCGGCGGATCGGGGTTTTTGGGCCGGAATGTCGTCCGCGCGCTGTGCAAGCGCGATTACCGGGTCCGGGTCGCGGTGCGGCGGCCGGAACTGGCCGGATACCTCCAGCCCTCCGGCAAGGTCGGGCAGGTCCACACCGTGCAGGCCAATTTGCGCTATCCGGCCTCGGTCGAGGCGGCGCTGCGTGATTCGCACGTCGTCATCAACCTCGTGGGCGTCCTCACCGAGGGCGGCGCGCAGACCTTTGACGCCGTCCAGGCCAGGGGTGCCGAAACGGTCGCCAAGGCAGCGGCCGCGGCCGGCGCCGGCCTGGTGCATGTCTCGGCGATCGGGGCCGATGCCGAATCGCCCTCGCGCTATGCCAAGGCCAAGGCGGCCGGCGAAGCCGCGGTGTCGGCTGCGGTGCCCTCGGCCACGATCTTCCGCCCCTCCGTGATGTTCGGCCCCGAGGACCAGTTCACCAACCGGTTCGCCGCGCTGGCCCGGATGTCGCCGGTGCTGCCGCTGATCGGCGGCGAGACCAGGATGCAGCCGGTCTATGTCGGCGACGTCGCCACCGCGATCGCGGACGCCGTCGACGGCAAGGCCAAGGCGGGCGCGACCTACGAGCTCGGCGGGCCGGAAGTGCTGACCATGCGCGAGATCATCGAGGCCATCCTCGAGATCACCGCGCGCAAGCCGGCGCTGATCCCGCTGCCGTTCGGCCTCGCCCGCTTCCAGGCGAACTTCCTGCAATTCGCGCCGGGCGCCTTCAAGCTGACGCCGGACCAGGTCACGATGCTCGAGCGTGACAATGTCGTGTCGGATGCGGCGAAGGCCGCCAGCCTGACGCTGGAAGGGCTCGGCATAACAGGCGATTCGCTGGAGGCGATCGCCCCGCAATATCTCTGGCGCTTCCGCGCCGCCGGTCAGTTCCAGCGTATGAGCGTGTGA
- a CDS encoding FAD-binding oxidoreductase, protein MTLVSGWGRFPVVDSDVLRPRSFAAVGEAISAGTVARGNGRAYGDAAIGAVRTIGMTGFDRVRSFDPATGRIRLEAGVLLSDLIDTFGPRGFLPFVVPGTRFVSIGGAIAADVHGKNHHCEGGFGRYVDSLLLRTGQGEVIEASREQNSDAFFATVGGMGLTGIILEATMRLRRVETGWIRERVISASDLDAAMRALEAGDAATYSVAWIDCVARGRDLGRSLIYLGEHAGRGELTEGADAFPVGKESRLSVPVDLPSMALNRTSVRAFNELYYRMGARRAGGSHVVSLYPYFFPLDSVGEWNRIYGKRGFLQHQCVIPQAGARGVLGDILDRVARRGDASFLAVLKKLGQGDGILSFPLPGYTLALDFPVKGDILNFLDEIDRLLVAAGGRLYLAKDARQSRATFAAGYPALQRFNAIRKSLDPAGNIRSKLSQRLFDEV, encoded by the coding sequence ATGACCCTCGTCAGCGGCTGGGGGCGTTTCCCGGTCGTCGATAGCGATGTGCTGCGCCCGCGCTCGTTCGCGGCAGTCGGCGAAGCCATCTCGGCCGGCACCGTCGCGCGCGGCAACGGCCGCGCCTATGGCGATGCCGCGATCGGCGCCGTCAGGACGATCGGCATGACCGGCTTCGACCGGGTCAGGTCGTTCGATCCGGCAACCGGGCGCATCCGCCTCGAAGCCGGCGTTCTCCTGTCGGACCTGATCGACACCTTTGGCCCGCGTGGCTTTCTGCCTTTCGTCGTGCCCGGCACCCGCTTCGTCTCGATCGGCGGCGCCATCGCCGCCGACGTTCACGGCAAGAACCATCATTGCGAGGGCGGCTTCGGCCGCTATGTCGACAGCCTCCTGCTGCGCACCGGGCAGGGCGAGGTCATTGAAGCCTCGCGCGAACAGAACTCCGATGCGTTCTTCGCGACCGTCGGCGGCATGGGCCTGACCGGCATCATCCTCGAAGCGACGATGCGGCTGCGCCGGGTCGAGACCGGGTGGATCCGCGAGCGGGTGATCTCCGCGTCTGATCTCGATGCCGCGATGCGCGCGCTCGAGGCGGGCGATGCCGCGACCTATTCGGTGGCGTGGATCGATTGCGTGGCACGAGGCCGCGATCTCGGCCGTTCGCTGATCTATCTCGGCGAGCACGCGGGCAGGGGCGAGCTGACGGAAGGCGCCGATGCATTTCCGGTCGGCAAGGAGTCTCGCCTCAGCGTGCCCGTCGACCTGCCGTCGATGGCACTGAACCGCACCAGCGTCCGCGCCTTCAACGAACTTTACTATCGCATGGGCGCGCGGCGCGCCGGCGGCAGCCATGTGGTCTCGCTCTATCCGTATTTCTTTCCGCTCGACAGCGTCGGTGAGTGGAATCGCATCTATGGCAAGCGCGGCTTCCTGCAGCATCAATGCGTGATCCCGCAAGCCGGCGCGCGCGGCGTGCTCGGCGACATCCTCGATCGTGTCGCGCGGCGCGGCGACGCTTCCTTCCTCGCCGTGCTCAAGAAGCTCGGCCAGGGTGACGGCATCCTGTCGTTCCCGTTGCCCGGCTACACGCTGGCGCTGGATTTCCCGGTGAAGGGCGACATCCTGAATTTCCTCGACGAGATCGATCGCCTGCTCGTCGCCGCCGGCGGCCGGCTGTATCTGGCGAAAGACGCGCGCCAGTCGCGCGCGACCTTCGCAGCGGGCTATCCTGCCTTGCAGCGTTTCAACGCGATCCGCAAATCGCTCGATCCCGCCGGCAATATCCGATCGAAACTTTCACAGCGTCTGTTTGATGAGGTCTAG
- a CDS encoding DUF4411 family protein, with amino-acid sequence MAGQVYSIDSSSLIHAWRRIYRPKNFGFVWDGFDRLIAEGRLKASIEVYNELQKKDDELFVWCKERKETLFVEIDDATQEAVAKIMAEHPKIVDTTKGRSGGDPFVIALAASTTPRMMVVTEEFPGKERIPDVCDAQKIDHCGVADLIEREDWTS; translated from the coding sequence ATGGCCGGTCAGGTCTACAGCATCGATAGCAGTTCGCTTATCCACGCTTGGCGGCGCATCTATCGACCGAAGAACTTCGGCTTTGTGTGGGATGGATTCGACAGGTTGATAGCTGAAGGCCGACTAAAGGCTTCAATTGAAGTCTACAACGAGCTTCAGAAAAAAGACGACGAACTCTTCGTTTGGTGCAAAGAGCGCAAAGAGACACTGTTCGTTGAAATTGATGATGCCACTCAGGAAGCCGTCGCAAAGATTATGGCCGAGCATCCCAAGATAGTGGACACAACCAAGGGCAGATCGGGCGGTGACCCCTTCGTGATAGCGCTTGCGGCCAGCACAACCCCTCGGATGATGGTTGTGACTGAAGAGTTTCCGGGGAAGGAACGTATCCCGGATGTTTGCGATGCGCAGAAGATCGATCATTGCGGCGTGGCTGACTTGATCGAGCGAGAGGACTGGACCAGTTGA
- a CDS encoding helix-turn-helix domain-containing protein, translating to MDDETGIVDVVAAAVRKARKGLGLSQEDLALEAGLDRTYVSQVERGTRNCTIIVLARLARALKTTPDRLLVPQKRARVQA from the coding sequence ATGGACGACGAGACAGGCATCGTTGACGTGGTGGCGGCGGCCGTGCGGAAGGCCCGCAAGGGTCTCGGGTTGTCCCAAGAGGATTTGGCCCTAGAGGCGGGGCTAGATCGGACCTACGTCAGTCAGGTCGAGAGGGGCACCCGTAACTGCACCATCATCGTCCTGGCCCGCTTGGCTCGCGCCCTGAAGACGACCCCTGACCGGTTGCTTGTCCCTCAGAAGAGGGCCCGGGTTCAGGCCTGA
- a CDS encoding response regulator: protein MEGEFVELPTVLVVEDDEAVQGVVADVLNEGGFEPATARTGEEAVTLLKGRQTNYSALVTDINLLGRFNGWEVARAAREVDPNFPVVYMTGAAADEWAILGVPNSILLRKPFAPAQIVTAISQLLNVGPGPASGN, encoded by the coding sequence ATGGAGGGGGAGTTCGTGGAATTACCGACTGTCCTTGTCGTCGAGGACGATGAAGCAGTTCAAGGTGTGGTCGCGGACGTGTTGAACGAGGGCGGCTTCGAGCCAGCGACTGCGCGAACGGGTGAGGAAGCGGTTACTCTGCTGAAGGGGCGTCAGACCAACTACAGCGCCCTCGTCACAGATATCAATTTGCTAGGTCGGTTTAATGGTTGGGAGGTCGCTCGCGCGGCCCGCGAAGTTGATCCGAACTTCCCTGTGGTTTACATGACCGGCGCCGCTGCTGACGAGTGGGCCATCCTGGGTGTTCCGAACAGCATCCTTCTTCGGAAGCCCTTTGCGCCCGCGCAAATCGTAACAGCCATCTCGCAGCTTTTGAATGTCGGCCCGGGGCCGGCATCCGGCAACTGA